Proteins from a genomic interval of Zerene cesonia ecotype Mississippi unplaced genomic scaffold, Zerene_cesonia_1.1 Zces_u001, whole genome shotgun sequence:
- the LOC119838177 gene encoding uncharacterized protein LOC119838177, translating into MAGKLFFICGFFLFCCSMTDARFFIVPEDVAMLFTTIYGFAPPIHKGNDHRLGFGYRFGNHADLQVLYELGPQVTTKQLTSVGVPPLPSLDRRIRRPLVNLLVRRGILKENNNNSLRDTAKPK; encoded by the exons ATGGCgggaaaattgttttttatctgtggcttttttcttttctgtt GTTCGATGACAGACGCGAGGTTCTTTATAGTCCCAGAAGATGTCGCTATGCTGTTCACGACAATATACGGATTTGCTCCACCAATTCATAAAG GTAACGACCACCGGCTCGGCTTCGGCTACCGTTTCGGCAACCACGCAGACCTGCAAGTGCTTTACGAGTTGGGCCCCCAAGTAACAACCAAGCAGCTGACATCTGTTG GTGTACCTCCCTTACCTTCATTGGATCGCAGAATCCGTCGGCCATTGGTCAACTTGCTCGTGAGAAGaggaattttaaaagaaaacaacaataacaGCCTACGAGATACAGCAAAACCGAAATAA